The Myotis daubentonii chromosome 1, mMyoDau2.1, whole genome shotgun sequence genome includes the window GATGGCTGTCCTGTTGTCTCCGTGCGTCTGTGCCCAGATGTGTCTGTGGCTTTGCACCAGTGCCTCCTGTGCCACATCTGACCTGCAGCCCTGACGTAGGTTGGCAATACAGTCTGGGCACGGCCTGCTGCGTCTTGCTTGTCTCTGCGTCGGCACCACTGTGGGGAGGGTGGTCGGCACGTTGGGCgggtgggccaggctgggccatGGGGTCCCAGGAGGGCCTGCCTGGCACTGAGGACCCAGGGCCACAGCACACCCACCTGCCAGCCCCACGCAGCCGCCCGAGCCTGGGTGGGCCCGGGACACAGATGGGCGCGTGTCCCCACAAGCCGAGTCCTGGCAGGGGCGGTGCtagcagggggcagggagcagtgGGGCCCTCGGGTCCACGGTATCCCGGGCGGGCGCGGCCAGGCCCCGCAGGGCCCGCAGGAGGGCCAGCGCCAGGCGCACGAGGAGCCGCAGCAGCAGGAAGGCGAAGGGCACGGCGATCTGCATGCTGTGGAAGATGGCCGTGCTGAACCTGCTCAGCACGCAGGTGAGGGTGAAGGCCAGCAGGCTGGCGCAGGGGTAGAGCGCCAGCTTGGCGCACATGAAGGCGTGCTCCTGGCCCCCGAACCGCGCCGAGGGCCGCAGCGTCTCCGCCTCGCGCAGCAGGGCCGCGGTCCACATGGCGAACTGGAAGATGCCGGCGAAGAAGACGATGGCGCAGCTGACGCGCACGCTCTCGAGCTCGTCGCGCGGCTGCCGGGCGAAGGCCGAGGTCTGCTGGTAGGCCAGGGGCAGGCCGCCCACGAAGGCCAGCGAGAGCGTGTTGAGCAGCCCCATGGACTGCGTGGCCTTGCGCACGTGCAGGAAGAGGGAGTGGTGGGCGAACCAGAGCAGGCCCACGGTGGCGAAGGAGCCGAAGTAGGCCAGGAACTGCGGCCCGTACACGCTCAGCGCGGCCACCAGGCTGCCCTGGAACCTCTCCTCCACGACCTTGGCGTCCGGGACGTTGTCCTCGCTGGGAGGGGAACAGACGGGCCTGAGCAGCCTCGCGTGGGCGCGGATCGGCGCCCGCCCCAGGCTGCCGTCCATCTTATCCCTATTTACACACACGCCCCGTGCGGCAGGCGGCCACGCGGCCTCCGTCACCTGTGCTATCGGGCAGCCCTGCCTGGACCCCGGGGCCGAGGCCTCTGGGCTGTCTGTCTACCCTCCTGCAGTGGCCCGTCCACGTGGGGCACTGTCTACCCTCCTGCAGTGGCCCGTCCACGTGGGGCACTGTCTACCCTCCTGCAGTGGCCCGTCCACGTGGGGCACTGTCTACCCTCCTGCAGTGGCCCGTCCACGTGGGGCACTGTCTACCCTCCTGCAGTGGCCCGTCCACGTGGGGCACTGTCTACCCTCCTGCAGTGGCCCGTCCACGTGGGGCACTGTCTACCCTCCTGCAGTGGCCCGTCCACGTGGGGCACTGTCTACCCTCCTGCAGTGGCCCGTCCACGTGGGGCACAGACCGCAGACGGGATGGTAGGGAGCAACTCGAACTCCCCGAGGCCGTGGGGGCCGCTGCCTGTGGCAGCTCTCGGGTCCCCGTGTGAGGCGCCCGAGACGCGCCCCATAGGGGTGCTGCACATGTCggcgggaggggggctgggctccAGGTTGAAGGAGGAAGCAGGACACAGAGCCCAGGGGACCCCATGAGGCCCGGAGGATAGAGTGGAAGCAGtaacctccctcccccaaccccagccactCCACAACCGCTCACGGAGGCCGAGCTAGCCGCAGGTCATTTCGGAAGCTCAGGTCTAGGCCTCAGAGATCGGTCCCAGTGGACACTTACtcccaattttaaaaacttacaaaTGACAGTAAAAAGAGTTACCAAGAGAGAATTAGACCTCAGACTGTCAGACACAGAACACGGAATCAGGGTTCCTAGCACGTCAATGAAATAGGATCTACTGAAACTTAACAAGGAACACAGGCTGTAAAAcggaggaggccctggccagtgtgctcaatggtcAGAGCGTTGCCCCCCACACcaaagggttacaggttcaatccccgccCCTTCCGGGTGTGTGCAcaaggcagcccatcgatgtgtctctgccccttccttccactctctctaaacaccAATGGAAAACACATCCTTGCGTGCGGACGAACAGAAAAACCAGAGGGAGACGGGCAGGCAGCAGGTAAACCTGGGAAGTAAAAGCAGGACCCCGAGGCGATCAGCTGGGGCTGCTGGCGGAGACCCCACACTGGATCCCTGCCCAGGGCGGGTTCCttctgggggctgaggagggacagggagCCCCGCCCAGTACGCCCGGGCGGCCTGAGCAGGACCCTTACCAGATGTCCAGGATGAGGAGCGTGGCCACGATGGCGTAGACCCCGTCGCTGAAGGCCTCCACCCGCTCTTTGCTGAGCGGCTCCTGCAGGTCATAGGTGAAGAACTGCACGCTGGGGGCCGGGGGCTCCCGGGGGCCTGTGGTGTGGCAGGAGGAGGAGCTCACATGCTGTGGACCCGCAGCACATGGCCTCCCGCCTCCCCGAGGGGCCGGGAGCATGCAGGCAGGAGGGGACCCCCAGGGGCACCAGGCACGGGCTGGGCCCTGGCGCAGCACCCGGACGCACCCACGAGCCGGCCTCTGCACCAGCTGGCCGCCTTGCTGGCGTAGGGGAGGAAGATGACCGTCGCCATCAGCAGGTACGACTGCGAGACACAGACACGTCAGGTCTGCTCTGAAGGGTGGGGCACAGGTGACTCCCACCTCGTCGCAGTGCACTGGGCGCCTCAGAGGACGTTCCAGGGAGGAAGCAGACGCCCCCCAACCACGTCCAATACAGGACCCCAGCTCCACTCAACGGGGCGTCAGAGCCTCATGCCCGAGGCTGCTCAGCACCCCACAGGACTGAGGCCACAGCGAGCCCCTCACACCACCAGGCACCGTGCTGGCGACGAGGGGGCGCGGGGGCCTGGTGCACCGAGGCAGGAACACACGAAGGTGCAGCCGCTGTGGCGAACGGGAGCTTCCCCCGCATCACACAGCCCACCCACGACCCGCAGCCCCACCTCTGCGCGCTCGCCCAGGAGAGCAGGTCCCAGAGGGCTCTGGGCACCCTGCTCGCTGCCGCCCAGTGTCCATGGAGGGAGGGACGGCTGAGCGCACGGCCCACTGGCACCTGGACCGTCACGGGGAGGACCTGACACCTGCACAGGTGGGCCCTGGGGACGCGAGCGGACAAGCCTCCCGCTGTGCTCACTTACATGCCCTACTCCTGCGGctgggccccccctcccctccgcccccctctcCACCCCTACTCACCACCGGGTAGAAGAACAGGGAGAAGCCTGCGGCCAGGAAGCACAGCGCTGGGCCCCGGAGGACGATGTGCAGGATGTGGCGCCGGTAGAGGCCCCGGTGGTCGGAGCGCCCGATCTGGGGGTTCAGGAGGTGGGGCAAGTGGAAGGCGTACACCACGATCAGCGCCTGCAGGAGGGCGAGGCTGCaggaccagcagagggcgggccTCGGAGGTCGGGCTCCGCCGTCTGGCCCCCCGTGGACGTGCTGGGGGCGCGGAGGGGACAggcaccctgctctgtgcatgtggGTCTCTTCACTCTCCACTCGGCACGGGCCCAGGCCCGCCTCTGGATACTCGGCTCCGGCCACGGCAGGTGTCCCAGGGCAGGCAGGCGCCCCACGGCGCTCACTGCGCCCACCCACCCCGCTCCCTGCTCCGAGAGGCTGCCCGTGGGAgccaggcggggcgggggcggcctaCCTGCACGGCCCCGATGGCGATGACGCACACACAGAACAGGAAGATGCCCAGCGGCACCTCCGGGAAGGCCATCATCAGGGAAAACTGCAGCCAAACACAGCAGGTCCAGAGTCCAGGCCACGGCCTCGGGCTGGGCGGGGTGGCCGGGACCCGGGCGTCCCCAGGGGGACAGCAAGCCAACCGGAGGCTTGGCCCTGAGCGCTGAGACAGGCCCTCCCTGATGCGCAGCCCTGTACTCAGCACTGTTCTGTCAGGTGCAGAGGGAGAAGCGGGCGGGGTGGGGAGCCACATACTGGGCGtgggccggggccgggcgggAGCTGGGAGAACCAGTAagcggggagggggcgcccccCACTGGCCTTGGAGGCCCAGGCACGTCTCTGCCTTGCAGGCTGCTAGGGCCCCTGGGGCGTCCCTCCTTCACCCGCCTGCACACCCAGGTGCCCCCTCCCAGGCAGCACGCCCAccggcccccagcctcctctcctccttgcCTGCACCCCCCGCTGGGCtgaggtgctgaggcgggagcattTTGGGTCCCGAGTCCTCTCACCAGGGGAGGGCGGGCtggacccgggggggggggggggggccaggacTCACCGTGTAGGGCAGGAAGGTGATGGTCATCAtgcaggcctgggcgggggtggggggtcaggaggggggggtgtgggcagggcaccccccccccccccccccccgctgcccacccctgtcttctcAGCGGGAGGAACTGGCTGAGACACTAGCTcgctcctgggagggaggagccaCGTGCAGCCGCCTCCCCTCAGGGGCAGGAAACTCACCAGGTTGAGCAGGGCCAGGGTGTCGTCTATCTTCCCAACGACCTGGAACAACCTGAGCCGGTGAGAAAGGCCGGGCGGCCATCAACAACACGGGCCCAGCAGCACCGCCGCCACTCGCTGCTGTAACCGCATTTAAAACTCGGCCGTGCGCGGAGGTTCCCGAGACCCACACGTCGGCCGCCACGCGTGTCCGTTCCTTCTCACTCGCGGCGGCTGCTCGAGCAGAAGCAGTTTGTGGAAACCAACGGACACGCTTGGCAGCGCCGGGGTCATGTCCTCAcgcctggggcaggctggccatgggGCCCGAGGGAGGCGTGGTGGCCTGTCCCGAGGTGTGAGGCCACAGCAGACTTGCTCTTTAGGCCTCGGGTCCGAAGGCCATTGAAGTAAGGAAGCCCGCCCTGGCCTGTGCGGCTCAGGGGTGGGCGTCGTGTACACTGAAGGGTTGCCTGTCAGAGCCGCTCCCGGATGCGGGCTTGTTCCcccacagggctgggcaggaggcagcccgcccgtgttttgctctcacatagctgtttctgtctctctcacaaaatcaatttaaaaatcttagcccgtaaccggtttggctcagtggagagatcgtcggcctgccgactcaagggtcccaggttcgattccggttaagggcatgtacctgggttgcggacacgtccccagtagggggtgtgcaggaggcagctgatcgatatttctctctcatcgatgtttctaactctgtatccctctcccttcctctctgtaaaaaatcaataaaatatatttaaaataaaacatcttaaaaaaatcagataaagaaaAAGCAGACGAGGACTCCCTCTCAGGATGGCCCCCACGGCACCCGCGGGACAGCGCTCCAGGCTCCACGTCGTGCGGGAGAGGAAGCCGAAGCCACGCACGCAGCTCCCAAGTCAGCCCAGCAGCTGGAGACACACCGAGCCGCCCGCCTTCCTGCCCGAGTCTCCTCAGGGCTCGGGCCCAGGATGCGCCTgctcctggcctggctcaggggctgagtccTCCACCTGGTGGTCTGTGTCCACCAGGCGCCAAGCGTGGCCTCCAGGGCCGGCATTCAGGGCAGGTCCCAGGTGAGGGCAGGCTCCTGGGGCCTGAGGCCAGACTCTGGCACAGGGTGTGGCCTCGGGTGAACCAGCGCAGCCTGCCAGCGTGAGCAGGACGGCCAGAGGGGCTGCGGCCAGCCCGCCTCCTCCctgtgaaggggggggggggaagctgggggaagcTGTCACTTTGCTGAAAGCACTGAGACACTTAGTGCAAGGGCCAAGCCTAAAGCACCACCCAGCACCCCTCAGCCGGAGCATTCGCCTCCCAGgtgcccccaccccaactccctccctggcgcctgctgggctctgggtccccgCAGTGCTGGGGCCCTTTTCCCTGGATCCTAAGGAAGCTTGTCTGGGAGAGCAGCTCAGGCCCAGGGCGCTGGCCACAGCCGAGGGCGTCCCTGCATCCCTctgtgccctgccctgtgcgtCCCAGGCAGCTCTAGAAGGCGGCAGCGATCCCCACCCGGACCTGGGAgctctcccctcactgccccggCCCGGCACGGCCATGTGCAGGGACAAAGCAGAGGCCTGGATGAGAACTGGCGAAGGGGAGCCCACTGCCCGATGCCCTTGGGGCTTAGCCCAGCAAGTGAGGGGCAGCTCGCCAACCCCCGGAACGGGACCTAGTGGGCGCTGAGTGCACGTAGCTGCCAGGGACCCCACCCAGGTGGCAAAGCTGCAGCCGCCCCAGCTGGCACCTCGTGTGTGCTGCCCAGGCCACGGTCACGATGAGGAACGTCATCAGGTAGACGGCAATCCTGGTTGCTAGAAGTTTCTGGATACTTCTGTCAAACTGTGGGGACAGAGGACGTCCGGTCAGGGGTCAGGCGGCTGCACTTACCCTGAGCATTGCGGGAGCCTCCAGGGGGGCTGGGGAACAGGCACTGCGCCCGCCTATCCTGTCGGTGTGGCTGCTGCCGCCCAGGGCAGACCCCCCGCCTTCCTAGTGAACTCTCTCCCAAGCCCTGCGAGAGGCAGTCACCACCTGTCCGAGGAGAAAGCCAAACCAAGCACCCACGTCCCCGGGGCATCCAGGCCACGTGCACTGCTGGGACCAGACCACAGCTGTGTGGGGCGTCCTCACCCCCAGGCCGAGAGGGTGCCACCGATTGCACAGGAGGAGGCACCTCAGGACCTCCCAGTGTCCTCTAGAGTCAGGTCCACTCCTAACTGTGCTGTTTACCCCACAGGGCAGAAATGCTGCACGCTGGCTGCCACGGGGCCTCTGCCGGCTGCTCACGGGGACCCTGCCAGCTGCTCACGGGGCCTCTGCCGGCTGCCACGGGGCCTCTGCCGGCTGCTCAGGGGGCCTCTGCCGGCTGCCACGGGGACCCTGCCGGCTGCTCAGGGGGCCTCTGCCTGCTGCTCAGGGGGCCTCTGCCGGCTGCTCAGGGGGCCTCTGCCGGCTGCCACGGGGCCTCTGCCGGCTGCCACGGGGACCCTGCCGGCTGCTCAGGGGGCCTCTGCCTGCTGCTCACGGGGACCCTGCCGGCTGCTCAGGGGGCCTCTGCCTGCTGCTCACGAGGACCCTGCCGGCTGCTCACGGGGCCTCTGCCGGCTGCTCACGGGGACCCTGCCGGCTGCTCAGGGGGCCTCTGCCGGCTGCCACGGGGCCTCTGCCGGCTGCCACGGGGACCCTGCCTGCTGCTCACGGGGACCCTGCCGGCTGCTCACGGGGACCCTGCCGGCTGCTCACGGGGACCCTGCCGGCTGCTCAGGGGGCCTCTGCCGGCTGCTCACGGGGACCCTGCCGGCTGCTCACGGGGACCCTGCCGGCTGCTCAGGGGCCTCTGCCGGCTGCTCACGGGGACCCTGCCGGCTGCTCAGGGGGCCTCTGCCGGCTGCTCAGGGGGACTCTGCCTTAGGAAGAACACCCTTTCCACTCACTCTGTGACGTTAACCTGTCTCTCAGGCCATCAGCCACCAGGCCCTCGCTCCAAGCACCCACTGCAGGGACCCGACGCCCTCCCTCCTAGCCTGTCCCAGGctccccgcatccctccccagcctgtcCCAGGCTCCCCGCGTCCCCCCAGCCTGTCCCAGGCtccccgcgtccctccccagcctgtccCAGGCTCCCTGCGTCCACCCCCAGCCTGTCCCAGGCtccctgcgtccctccccagccaggtaCTGGAGTGGACCCTCCCGCACACCAGAGGCTGCAGACAGTGGCCAAGTACCTGCTCAGGGGAGATCTCCGTGTGGGTCACAGGCAGGATCTACCAACAGACACAAAAGGAACTGAGGGacgtctctctctgtctctctctagccGGGCGCTGCTGGTGTTGGGGATTTGGGCCCCTgctgggctgcccccccccccccccccgcagctgtctgaggggctgggagcccaggATGCTGCTGAGATGGGCCAGGCTCCACCCAAAGGCTGCCCGGGAGGGTGAGGCTGGGCCCCGTGGGAGTGGCTCTGGATGGGGGCGGGCTCTGAGCTGGTGCGACCCCCACAGACCATGACGGTGGCGATTATGGACAGCAGTGCGTCGCTGAAGCTCAGCATGCGGTGGGAGTGCTGGGTCCCGTGGGCAGCGTCCTCGTCCTCGTCCCCGTCCCCTGTGCTGGTGGTGGAGTCTCCCTGCACGCTGAGGGCCGGCTCCGGGGCCCGAGACCCGGACATGGTGGGCCTGGGAAGAGGCACGGGCCTGAGCCTGCTGAGGGAGCCGGCAGGGTCCCTGGGGTGTGCCAGGGAAGCAGCATGCAGGATCCACACCCACGCTTGGCTCAGCAGTGAGTGCCCCAAACCCTCTAAAGGGAGCAAATTATTGAACCCCAAAGGgactgcccggccggtgtggcgcAGCAGCTAGCGCATCGTCCTGCGCAGCAAAGGGTCGCAGGGTtggttcccggtcaagggcacagtcCTGgtctgcaggtttgatccccagcaacCAGTccatgatgtgtctctctcacatcaatgtttctctctctctttctcccgctctcacttcctttcctcccactctctctaaaaagcaacgGAAAAAATAcgctcgggtgaagattaaaaaagaaaaaatgaaagtgcTATGGGCCGTGTGCGTCCCTGGAGAGTCATGTGTGGAAGGAAGCCCTGCCCgacggcggggaggggggagtggggttGGATGGGGCCGCGATGGGCTCGGGGCCCTGGTGGGCAGAGACCAGCGCCCGCTCTCCGCTGTGAGGACGGTGACAGGCTGCGGCCAGCGAGCGGCCCTCCCCGAAAACCGCCACCTGGTCGCAGACGCCCAGGTAAGTTCCTGTCTGTGGCCCGAGCGGAGACAGGAAGGGACAACGGACGAAGCAGAGCCAcatgaataaaatcagaaacgcgAGACCGAGAGGAACGCGTCAAATTGCCCAACAACACAGTGTGGGCCACTGATGTGAATGTTCACACaaaaccacccccaccccccacacgaCTCGCACACAGCGAGAACACAAACAGGAGGGCGGCAGcagctgtctctctccttctcgctTACTCACCGCTGTGGGTCCTAAGCGTTCCTGACAAGTGCAGGATCCACCAGACACAAAAGGAACCGAGGACATCTCTCGGcaaccacaaccacaaccacaccCACACCAGCCCGTCCCCGAACGGTCCCTctgcggccaacctcctgcaccgCAAATCCCGGCCACCACTAAGTTTCATATGTTTGTTAAAAAGTATCTTTATTgagtccagagaggaagggagagggagagagagagaaacctcagtgatgagagagaatcattaaccagctgcctcctgcacgtcccccgctggggatggagcccgcaaccccggcctgtgccctggacctgaattgaaccgtgacctgattcacaggtcgacgcgcaaccactgggccacaccagcaggCTCACTGAGGTTGCTGCTGTCGTTCTGCCTCTTCCATGTTGTCCCACGGGTGGGCGTGTCCCCATGGCACCTCCGAGCCTGGTTTCCATCACTCACAGGACGCACCTGAGGTCCACTCGTGTTTTGTGAGTGCCAGTGTTTTCTCTGTGCCGTCACCTGCTGGTGTGGCTGGACCTACATGCTCCCCGTTCACCAGCTGTGAAAGGTGGGTTGTTCTCGGTCTGGGGTGGTTATGAATGAAGCCACACCCCTGCTCACAGCAGCTCACGGCGGAGGCAACCCGAGTGTCCGTCTGCAGGTGAGTGGTAAGCCAACGTGTCCATCCACAGAGCAGGATGCtgctcagccttaaaaaggaaggaggtCCCGACAGATGCTACAGCGCGGATGGACCTGGAGGCCACGGGGCTCAGTAAGTGAAGGAAGTGGCCACAGAGGACAAGCACTGTGCGATCTCACTTCTGTGTGGCCCCAGAGGGGTCAGAATCAGAGACAGAGAGCAGCAAGGGGGGGCGTgccaggccccccagccctgTCTCCCATGTACCAGACAAGCGCACTGGCTGGGAGGCCATGGGACCTGTGTGCCATGCCAGCTCGCTCGCTGACCGTGGCCAAGCAACGCCATTGTCAGGTATGTTGTCTCATCCCccaaaagggaggaggagggttaACCAGACTTGCCTTCTTCTCCCAGATACCCTAGGACGGCAGCGAAGGGTGTGCGAGCATCAGGGCGCCGGGTCAGCCAGGCTCCTGTCACTGTTAAGTTGGCAGCAAACAGAGCCGCCAGCCCGGGAAGCGCTCTGAGAGCTCGGCCTTCGGGGGGATCGGGCTTTCGTGCGCATCTA containing:
- the TMEM175 gene encoding endosomal/lysosomal proton channel TMEM175, whose product is MSGSRAPEPALSVQGDSTTSTGDGDEDEDAAHGTQHSHRMLSFSDALLSIIATVMILPVTHTEISPEQFDRSIQKLLATRIAVYLMTFLIVTVAWAAHTRLFQVVGKIDDTLALLNLACMMTITFLPYTFSLMMAFPEVPLGIFLFCVCVIAIGAVQALIVVYAFHLPHLLNPQIGRSDHRGLYRRHILHIVLRGPALCFLAAGFSLFFYPVSYLLMATVIFLPYASKAASWCRGRLVGPREPPAPSVQFFTYDLQEPLSKERVEAFSDGVYAIVATLLILDICEDNVPDAKVVEERFQGSLVAALSVYGPQFLAYFGSFATVGLLWFAHHSLFLHVRKATQSMGLLNTLSLAFVGGLPLAYQQTSAFARQPRDELESVRVSCAIVFFAGIFQFAMWTAALLREAETLRPSARFGGQEHAFMCAKLALYPCASLLAFTLTCVLSRFSTAIFHSMQIAVPFAFLLLRLLVRLALALLRALRGLAAPARDTVDPRAPLLPAPC